In the Macrobrachium rosenbergii isolate ZJJX-2024 chromosome 23, ASM4041242v1, whole genome shotgun sequence genome, one interval contains:
- the LOC136851070 gene encoding cysteine-rich, acidic integral membrane protein-like, translating into MEDIVPRASAIVMKKSKFKGNATDLGVNAVSLQQVQDAPQQLRVPKMEDIVPRASAIVMKKSKFKGDATDLGVNAVSLQQVGCTITTACSQNGGYCSKSQCNSNEEEQIQGGCDGPGCKCCVPTTGTGCTITTACSQNGGYCSKSQCNSNEEEQIQGGCDGPGCKCCVPTTGCTITTTCSRNGGYCSKSQCNSNEEEQIQGGCDGPGCKCCVPTTGTGCTITTACSQNGGYCSKSQCNSNEEEQIQGGCDGPGCKCCVPTTGCTITTACSQNGGYCSKSQCNSNDEEQMQGGCDGPGCKCCVPQTGCTITATCSQNGGYCSKGQCNSNEEEQMQGDVTDLGVNAVSLKTGCTITSTCSQNGGYCAKGQCDRCTITSTCFQNGGYCSKRPVQQ; encoded by the exons ATGGAGGATATTGTTCCAAGAGCCAGTGCAATAGTAATGAAGAAGAGCAAATTCAAGGGGAATGCGACGGACCTGGGTGTAAATGCTGTGTCCCTACAACAG gtacAGGATGCACCACAACAACTGCGTGTTCCCAAAATGGAGGATATTGTTCCAAGAGCCAGTGCAATAGTAATGAAGAAGAGCAAATTCAAGGGGGATGCGACGGACCTGGGTGTAAATGCTGTGTCCCTACAACAGGTTG GATGCACCATAACAACTGCATGCTCCCAAAATGGAGGATATTGTTCCAAGAGCCAGTGCAATAGTAATGAAGAGGAGCAAATTCAAGGGGGATGCGACGGACCTGGGTGTAAATGCTGTGTCCCTACAACAG gtacAGGATGCACCATAACAACTGCATGTTCCCAAAACGGAGGATATTGTTCCAAGAGCCAGTGCAACAGTAATGAAGAAGAGCAAATTCAAGGGGGATGCGACGGACCTGGGTGTAAATGCTGTGTCCCTACAACAG GATGCACCATAACAACTACATGTTCCCGAAATGGAGGATATTGTTCCAAGAGCCAGTGCAATAGTAATGAAGAAGAGCAAATTCAAGGGGGATGTGACGGACCTGGGTGTAAATGCTGTGTCCCTACAACAG gtacAGGATGCACCATAACAACTGCGTGTTCCCAAAATGGAGGATATTGTTCCAAGAGCCAGTGCAATAGTAATGAAGAAGAGCAAATTCAAGGGGGATGCGACGGACCTGGGTGTAAATGCTGTGTCCCTACAACAG GATGCACCATAACAACTGCATGCTCCCAAAATGGAGGATACTGTTCCAAGAGCCAGTGCAACAGTAACGATGAAGAGCAAATGCAAGGGGGATGCGATGGACCTGGGTGTAAATGCTGTGTCCCTCAAACAG GATGCACCATAACAGCCACATGTTCCCAAAATGGAGGATATTGTTCCAAGGGCCAGTGCAATAGTAATGAAGAAGAGCAAATGCAAGGGGATGTGACGGACCTGGGTGTAAATGCTGTGTCCCTCAAAAcag gaTGCACTATAACATCTACATGTTCCCAAAATGGAGGATATTGTGCCAAGGGCCAGTGCGACA GATGCACTATAACATCTACATGTTTCCAAAATGGAGGATATTGTTCCAAGAGGCCAGTGCAACAGTAA